A stretch of Carya illinoinensis cultivar Pawnee chromosome 14, C.illinoinensisPawnee_v1, whole genome shotgun sequence DNA encodes these proteins:
- the LOC122294451 gene encoding telomere repeat-binding protein 5-like isoform X2: protein MVLHKRLDYGFNGYQVPPMPRATRSARRRGTFRRRDEDNQMGAFDLLATLAGEILLEKESSPTSSNASKENDQCACVKNTWENEDKLVKIEPSNQGSGDGRVLISETVPQADDQKHLSKESPLIQNNGHSGFASVATTDSSESFVDERLVNGKNKDDIQSFASKVDFGISGNRDSGDCTLDCESKIMSRDLPHKNGKLPIGTGADTCSLEDPEFWDGKPPELVSSDGKVKVPLCGDHIPRSSFPAGRDDVKIRSRDDDENSFGCTRPNMTKKSIWPVSRIADRRIKKILASKYWKVSPKLKDETLSIFDGDFKSICHNRKGYYKRQRSQMNIPFKKRKFFECSSVSNSDRWISCDGKFDSHEGGASGSSIGSSSSVGQHPSILSRDSYVKLRIKSFRVPELFIEMPESATVGSLKRTVMKAVTTILGGGLHVGVLLRGKKVRDDNKTLLQTGISHDYHPDALGFALEPSPSKNPQPLCPRDSSHMLPCDMLQPLTSYLSDSAGAHQGTCHTSPELYMADLGNFIESDHDSAPSPAHTPVDKSTRDSKALVAVPEINVKALAVVPVQQRSKQSEIAQRRIRRPFSVAEVEALVQAVEKLGTGRWRDVKLRAFDNAKHRTYVDLKDKWKTLVHTARISPQQRRGEPVPQELLDRVLTAHAYWSKQQLKQHPEPCLLI from the exons ATGGTGTTGCATAAGAGGTTAGACTATGGATTCAATGGCTATCAGGTGCCTCCCATGCCTCGAGCTACCAGATCAGCTAGG aGGAGGGGTACGTTCAGAAGGAGAGATGAAGATAATCAAATGGGTGCATTTGACTTATTAGCCACTTTAGCTGGTGAGATATTGCTTGAGAAAGAGAGTTCACCCACTTCTAGCAATGcatcaaaggaaaatgatcagtGTGCATGTGTTAAAAACACATGGGAGAATGAAGATAAACTAGTTAAAATTGAACCTAGTAATCAAGGAAGTGGTGATGGGAGAGTCTTAATCTCTGAGACTGTCCCACAAGCTGATGATCAAAAGCATCTCTCCAAGGAATCCCCACTAATACAGAATAACGGCCATTCAGGATTTGCTTCTGTAGCAACCACCGATTCCTCAGAGAGCTTTGTTGATGAGAGGTTGGTGAATGGAAAAAACAAGGATGACATTCAAAGCTTTGCTAGCAAAGTAGATTTTGGTATCTCTGGTAACAGGGATTCTGGGGATTGTACATTAGATTGTGAATCTAAAATAATGTCAAGAGATTTACCGCACAAGAATGGGAAGTTGCCTATTGGTACTGGGGCTGATACGTGCAGTTTGGAGGATCCTGAGTTTTGGGATGGGAAACCTCCTGAATTAGTCAGTTCAGATGGTAAGGTTAAGGTGCCTTTGTGTGGGGACCACATTCCCCGTAGCTCTTTTCCCGCAGGTCGGGATGATGTAAAAATACGTAGTAGAGATGATGACGAAAACTCCTTTGGGTGCACTCGCCCTAACATGACAAAAAAGTCTATTTGGCCAGTATCACGCATTGCAGACcgaagaataaagaaaattttagcTTCAAAGTATTGGAAGGTATCTCCAAAATTGAAGGATGAGACACTCTCGATATTTG ATGGGGATTTCAAGTCCATTTGCCACAATAGGAAGGGTTATTACAAACGCCAAAGATCTCAAATGAATATTCCTTTCaaaaagaggaaattttttgagTGTAGCTCAGTTTCAAATTCTGACCGATGGATTAGTTGTGATGGTAAATTTGATTCACATGAGGGAGGTGCTTCTGGTTCAT CCATTGGATCATCATCCTCCGTAGGTCAACACCCATCAATTCTATCTAGGGATTCTTATG TGAAGCTTAGGATTAAGTCTTTCAGAGTGCCAGAGCTTTTTATTGAAATGCCTGAAAGTGCAACAGTTGGTTCTTTGAAG AGGACTGTTATGAAGGCAGTGACTACCATACTTGGAGGTGGGTTACATGTTGGTGTACTTCTTCGGGGAAAGAAGGTTAGAGATGACAATAAAACTCTACTGCAAACAGGGATTTCTCATGATTACCATCCGGATGCTTTGGGTTTTGCCCTGGAGCCTAGCCCTTCAAAAAATCCCCAACCTTTATGTCCCAGAGATTCTTCCCATATGCTTCCTTGTGACATGCTTCAGCCTTTAACCAG ttatCTATCGGATTCAGCTGGAGCTCATCAGGGCACTTGCCATACCTCTCCTGAGCTTTACATGGCCGATTTAGGCAACTTCATTGAAAGTGATCACGATTCAGCACCTTCTCCTGCTCACACACCAGTTGACAAAAGTACAAGAGACTCTAAAGCTCTTGTTGCTGTACCAGAAATTAATGTCAAGGCATTAGCTGTGGTTCCAGTTCAACAAAGATCAAAGCAATCTGAGATTGCGCAGCGTCGAATCCGTCGACCTTTTTCTGTTGCCGAAGTGGAAGCACTTGTTCAAGCTGTTGAGAAACTTGGAACTGGAAG GTGGCGTGACGTTAAACTACGAGCTTTTGATAATGCAAAACATCGAACTTATGTGGATTTGAAG GATAAGTGGAAAACACTGGTACACACAGCGAGAATATCTCCTCAGCAGAGGAGGGGCGAGCCTGTTCCCCAGGAGCTCTTGGACAGGGTCTTAACTGCCCATGCTTACTGGTCCAAACAGCAGCTCAAGCAACACCCAGAGCCTTGCCTTCTCATCTGA
- the LOC122294451 gene encoding telomere repeat-binding protein 5-like isoform X1 translates to MVLHKRLDYGFNGYQVPPMPRATRSARRRGTFRRRDEDNQMGAFDLLATLAGEILLEKESSPTSSNASKENDQCACVKNTWENEDKLVKIEPSNQGSGDGRVLISETVPQADDQKHLSKESPLIQNNGHSGFASVATTDSSESFVDERLVNGKNKDDIQSFASKVDFGISGNRDSGDCTLDCESKIMSRDLPHKNGKLPIGTGADTCSLEDPEFWDGKPPELVSSDGKVKVPLCGDHIPRSSFPAGRDDVKIRSRDDDENSFGCTRPNMTKKSIWPVSRIADRRIKKILASKYWKVSPKLKDETLSIFDGDFKSICHNRKGYYKRQRSQMNIPFKKRKFFECSSVSNSDRWISCDGKFDSHEGGASGSCMEMNGAIGSSSSVGQHPSILSRDSYVKLRIKSFRVPELFIEMPESATVGSLKRTVMKAVTTILGGGLHVGVLLRGKKVRDDNKTLLQTGISHDYHPDALGFALEPSPSKNPQPLCPRDSSHMLPCDMLQPLTSYLSDSAGAHQGTCHTSPELYMADLGNFIESDHDSAPSPAHTPVDKSTRDSKALVAVPEINVKALAVVPVQQRSKQSEIAQRRIRRPFSVAEVEALVQAVEKLGTGRWRDVKLRAFDNAKHRTYVDLKDKWKTLVHTARISPQQRRGEPVPQELLDRVLTAHAYWSKQQLKQHPEPCLLI, encoded by the exons ATGGTGTTGCATAAGAGGTTAGACTATGGATTCAATGGCTATCAGGTGCCTCCCATGCCTCGAGCTACCAGATCAGCTAGG aGGAGGGGTACGTTCAGAAGGAGAGATGAAGATAATCAAATGGGTGCATTTGACTTATTAGCCACTTTAGCTGGTGAGATATTGCTTGAGAAAGAGAGTTCACCCACTTCTAGCAATGcatcaaaggaaaatgatcagtGTGCATGTGTTAAAAACACATGGGAGAATGAAGATAAACTAGTTAAAATTGAACCTAGTAATCAAGGAAGTGGTGATGGGAGAGTCTTAATCTCTGAGACTGTCCCACAAGCTGATGATCAAAAGCATCTCTCCAAGGAATCCCCACTAATACAGAATAACGGCCATTCAGGATTTGCTTCTGTAGCAACCACCGATTCCTCAGAGAGCTTTGTTGATGAGAGGTTGGTGAATGGAAAAAACAAGGATGACATTCAAAGCTTTGCTAGCAAAGTAGATTTTGGTATCTCTGGTAACAGGGATTCTGGGGATTGTACATTAGATTGTGAATCTAAAATAATGTCAAGAGATTTACCGCACAAGAATGGGAAGTTGCCTATTGGTACTGGGGCTGATACGTGCAGTTTGGAGGATCCTGAGTTTTGGGATGGGAAACCTCCTGAATTAGTCAGTTCAGATGGTAAGGTTAAGGTGCCTTTGTGTGGGGACCACATTCCCCGTAGCTCTTTTCCCGCAGGTCGGGATGATGTAAAAATACGTAGTAGAGATGATGACGAAAACTCCTTTGGGTGCACTCGCCCTAACATGACAAAAAAGTCTATTTGGCCAGTATCACGCATTGCAGACcgaagaataaagaaaattttagcTTCAAAGTATTGGAAGGTATCTCCAAAATTGAAGGATGAGACACTCTCGATATTTG ATGGGGATTTCAAGTCCATTTGCCACAATAGGAAGGGTTATTACAAACGCCAAAGATCTCAAATGAATATTCCTTTCaaaaagaggaaattttttgagTGTAGCTCAGTTTCAAATTCTGACCGATGGATTAGTTGTGATGGTAAATTTGATTCACATGAGGGAGGTGCTTCTGGTTCATGTATGGAGATGAACGGAG CCATTGGATCATCATCCTCCGTAGGTCAACACCCATCAATTCTATCTAGGGATTCTTATG TGAAGCTTAGGATTAAGTCTTTCAGAGTGCCAGAGCTTTTTATTGAAATGCCTGAAAGTGCAACAGTTGGTTCTTTGAAG AGGACTGTTATGAAGGCAGTGACTACCATACTTGGAGGTGGGTTACATGTTGGTGTACTTCTTCGGGGAAAGAAGGTTAGAGATGACAATAAAACTCTACTGCAAACAGGGATTTCTCATGATTACCATCCGGATGCTTTGGGTTTTGCCCTGGAGCCTAGCCCTTCAAAAAATCCCCAACCTTTATGTCCCAGAGATTCTTCCCATATGCTTCCTTGTGACATGCTTCAGCCTTTAACCAG ttatCTATCGGATTCAGCTGGAGCTCATCAGGGCACTTGCCATACCTCTCCTGAGCTTTACATGGCCGATTTAGGCAACTTCATTGAAAGTGATCACGATTCAGCACCTTCTCCTGCTCACACACCAGTTGACAAAAGTACAAGAGACTCTAAAGCTCTTGTTGCTGTACCAGAAATTAATGTCAAGGCATTAGCTGTGGTTCCAGTTCAACAAAGATCAAAGCAATCTGAGATTGCGCAGCGTCGAATCCGTCGACCTTTTTCTGTTGCCGAAGTGGAAGCACTTGTTCAAGCTGTTGAGAAACTTGGAACTGGAAG GTGGCGTGACGTTAAACTACGAGCTTTTGATAATGCAAAACATCGAACTTATGTGGATTTGAAG GATAAGTGGAAAACACTGGTACACACAGCGAGAATATCTCCTCAGCAGAGGAGGGGCGAGCCTGTTCCCCAGGAGCTCTTGGACAGGGTCTTAACTGCCCATGCTTACTGGTCCAAACAGCAGCTCAAGCAACACCCAGAGCCTTGCCTTCTCATCTGA
- the LOC122294728 gene encoding oxysterol-binding protein-related protein 3C has protein sequence MSSPKKNEGKGFFASMSSGFSMFGNAMHRSVNGLLGYEGVEVINPEGGKEDAEEEAQRGRWKQEDRDSYWKMMHKYIGSDVTSMVTLPVLIFEPMTMLQKMAELMEYSYLLDQADECEDPYLRLVYASSWAISVYYAYQRTWKPFNPILGETYEMSNHGGITFISEQVSHHPPMSAGHAENEHFTYDVTSKLNTKFLGNSLDVYPVGRTRVTLKKDGVVLDLVPPPTKVNNLIFGRTWVDSPGEMIMTNLTTGDKVVLYFQPCGWFGAGRYEVDGYVYNAAEEPKILITGKWNESLSYQPCDIEGEPLPGTELKELWHVADIPENDKFQYTHFAHKINSFDTAPRKLLASDSRLRPDRYALERGDLSKAGAEKSSLEERQRAEKRNREAKGHQFKPRWFDLTDEVTSTPWGDLEVYRYNSKYTQHRAAVDSSDSVNEVDVKSIEFNPWQYGNISEE, from the exons ATGAGTAGCCCTAAGAAGAACGAGGGTAAGGGCTTCTTCGCCTCCATGAGTTCTGGTTTCTCCATGTTCGGCAACGCAATGCATCGATCCGTCAACGG GTTGCTTGGTTATGAAGGGGTAGAAGTGATAAATCCTGAGGGAGGAAAAGAAGATGCAGAGGAGGAAGCTCAGAGAGGAAGATGGAAACAGGAG GATAGAGACAGCTACTGGAAAATGATGCACAAGTATATAGGCTCGGATGTCACATCAATGGTCACACTTCCAGTCCTTATTTTTGAGCCAATGACTATGCTTCAGAAAATGGCAGAG TTGATGGAATACTCATACCTGTTGGATCAAGCAGATGAATGCGAGGATCCATATTTGCGGTTGGTGTATGCCT CATCATGGGCTATATCTGTATACTATGCCTATCAACGAACCTGGAAGCCTTTTAATCCTATTCTAGGGGAGACTTATGAAATGAGCAATCATGGAGGTATTACATTTATTTCAGAGCAG GTGAGTCATCATCCCCCAATGAGTGCTGGACACgctgaaaatgagcattttACTTATGATGTGACCTCAAAGTTGAATACTAAATTTTTAGGAAATTCTCTCGATGTTTACCCTGTTGGAAG AACACGTGTGACTCTTAAAAAGGATGGTGTGGTCTTGGATCTGGTGCCGCCTCCTACTAAGGTTAATAACCTGATTTTTGGCCGTACTTGGGTTGATTCACCAGGCGAGATGATTATGACAAATTTGACCACGGGGGACAAAGTTGTTCTATACTTCCAGCCATGTGGCTGGTTTGG AGCTGGTCGCTATGAGGTGGATGGGTATGTATATAATGCTGCTGAGGAACCTAAAATATTGATTACTGGGAAATGGAACGAGTCTTTGAGTTATCAACCATGTGACATTGAAGGGGAACCCCTTCCAGGCACAGAACTGAAAGAG CTTTGGCATGTTGCTGATATTCCAGAGAATGACAAATTTCAATACACACATTTTgcacataaaataaatagcttTGACACTGCTCCTAGGAAGTTGTTGGCATCAGATTCTCGCTTGCGCCCTGATAGATATGCACTTGAGAGAGGTGATCTATCCAAAGCTGGTGCAGAAAAGagcag TTTGGAGGAGAGACAGCGAGCTGAAAAGAGAAACCGAGAGGCCAAGGGACATCAGTTTAAACCAAGATGGTTTGATTTAACAGATGAAGTTACATCTACGCCTTGGGGTGATTTGGAAGTCTACCGATACAACAGTAAATACACACAACATCGGGCTGCTGTAGACAGCTCAGATAGCGTCAATGAGGTTGATGTTAAATCAATAGAATTCAACCCATGGCAGTATGGTAATATTTCTGAAGAATGA
- the LOC122294451 gene encoding telomere repeat-binding protein 5-like isoform X3 has protein sequence MVLHKRLDYGFNGYQVPPMPRATRSARRRGTFRRRDEDNQMGAFDLLATLAGEILLEKESSPTSSNASKENDQCACVKNTWENEDKLVKIEPSNQGSGDGRVLISETVPQADDQKHLSKESPLIQNNGHSGFASVATTDSSESFVDERLVNGKNKDDIQSFASKVDFGISGNRDSGDCTLDCESKIMSRDLPHKNGKLPIGTGADTCSLEDPEFWDGKPPELVSSDGKVKVPLCGDHIPRSSFPAGRDDVKIRSRDDDENSFGCTRPNMTKKSIWPVSRIADRRIKKILASKYWKVSPKLKDETLSIFDGDFKSICHNRKGYYKRQRSQMNIPFKKRKFFECSSVSNSDRWISCDAIGSSSSVGQHPSILSRDSYVKLRIKSFRVPELFIEMPESATVGSLKRTVMKAVTTILGGGLHVGVLLRGKKVRDDNKTLLQTGISHDYHPDALGFALEPSPSKNPQPLCPRDSSHMLPCDMLQPLTSYLSDSAGAHQGTCHTSPELYMADLGNFIESDHDSAPSPAHTPVDKSTRDSKALVAVPEINVKALAVVPVQQRSKQSEIAQRRIRRPFSVAEVEALVQAVEKLGTGRWRDVKLRAFDNAKHRTYVDLKDKWKTLVHTARISPQQRRGEPVPQELLDRVLTAHAYWSKQQLKQHPEPCLLI, from the exons ATGGTGTTGCATAAGAGGTTAGACTATGGATTCAATGGCTATCAGGTGCCTCCCATGCCTCGAGCTACCAGATCAGCTAGG aGGAGGGGTACGTTCAGAAGGAGAGATGAAGATAATCAAATGGGTGCATTTGACTTATTAGCCACTTTAGCTGGTGAGATATTGCTTGAGAAAGAGAGTTCACCCACTTCTAGCAATGcatcaaaggaaaatgatcagtGTGCATGTGTTAAAAACACATGGGAGAATGAAGATAAACTAGTTAAAATTGAACCTAGTAATCAAGGAAGTGGTGATGGGAGAGTCTTAATCTCTGAGACTGTCCCACAAGCTGATGATCAAAAGCATCTCTCCAAGGAATCCCCACTAATACAGAATAACGGCCATTCAGGATTTGCTTCTGTAGCAACCACCGATTCCTCAGAGAGCTTTGTTGATGAGAGGTTGGTGAATGGAAAAAACAAGGATGACATTCAAAGCTTTGCTAGCAAAGTAGATTTTGGTATCTCTGGTAACAGGGATTCTGGGGATTGTACATTAGATTGTGAATCTAAAATAATGTCAAGAGATTTACCGCACAAGAATGGGAAGTTGCCTATTGGTACTGGGGCTGATACGTGCAGTTTGGAGGATCCTGAGTTTTGGGATGGGAAACCTCCTGAATTAGTCAGTTCAGATGGTAAGGTTAAGGTGCCTTTGTGTGGGGACCACATTCCCCGTAGCTCTTTTCCCGCAGGTCGGGATGATGTAAAAATACGTAGTAGAGATGATGACGAAAACTCCTTTGGGTGCACTCGCCCTAACATGACAAAAAAGTCTATTTGGCCAGTATCACGCATTGCAGACcgaagaataaagaaaattttagcTTCAAAGTATTGGAAGGTATCTCCAAAATTGAAGGATGAGACACTCTCGATATTTG ATGGGGATTTCAAGTCCATTTGCCACAATAGGAAGGGTTATTACAAACGCCAAAGATCTCAAATGAATATTCCTTTCaaaaagaggaaattttttgagTGTAGCTCAGTTTCAAATTCTGACCGATGGATTAGTTGTGATG CCATTGGATCATCATCCTCCGTAGGTCAACACCCATCAATTCTATCTAGGGATTCTTATG TGAAGCTTAGGATTAAGTCTTTCAGAGTGCCAGAGCTTTTTATTGAAATGCCTGAAAGTGCAACAGTTGGTTCTTTGAAG AGGACTGTTATGAAGGCAGTGACTACCATACTTGGAGGTGGGTTACATGTTGGTGTACTTCTTCGGGGAAAGAAGGTTAGAGATGACAATAAAACTCTACTGCAAACAGGGATTTCTCATGATTACCATCCGGATGCTTTGGGTTTTGCCCTGGAGCCTAGCCCTTCAAAAAATCCCCAACCTTTATGTCCCAGAGATTCTTCCCATATGCTTCCTTGTGACATGCTTCAGCCTTTAACCAG ttatCTATCGGATTCAGCTGGAGCTCATCAGGGCACTTGCCATACCTCTCCTGAGCTTTACATGGCCGATTTAGGCAACTTCATTGAAAGTGATCACGATTCAGCACCTTCTCCTGCTCACACACCAGTTGACAAAAGTACAAGAGACTCTAAAGCTCTTGTTGCTGTACCAGAAATTAATGTCAAGGCATTAGCTGTGGTTCCAGTTCAACAAAGATCAAAGCAATCTGAGATTGCGCAGCGTCGAATCCGTCGACCTTTTTCTGTTGCCGAAGTGGAAGCACTTGTTCAAGCTGTTGAGAAACTTGGAACTGGAAG GTGGCGTGACGTTAAACTACGAGCTTTTGATAATGCAAAACATCGAACTTATGTGGATTTGAAG GATAAGTGGAAAACACTGGTACACACAGCGAGAATATCTCCTCAGCAGAGGAGGGGCGAGCCTGTTCCCCAGGAGCTCTTGGACAGGGTCTTAACTGCCCATGCTTACTGGTCCAAACAGCAGCTCAAGCAACACCCAGAGCCTTGCCTTCTCATCTGA